One window from the genome of Streptomyces sp. NBC_01476 encodes:
- a CDS encoding glycosyltransferase, with product MWVVAGVSLAAWVWLLVGQGGFWRTDVRLPEGTEPARWPKVAVVVPARDEAEVLGVSLPSLLAQVYPGEAEVFLVDDGSSDGTGELAEKLGASHGGLPLTVTSPGEPPAGWTGKLWAVRHGIALARERTGADYLLLTDADIAHRPDSLRALVAGAVGADLDMVSQMARLRVETGWERLIVPAFVYFFAQLYPFRRINRPRSRTAAAAGGCVLIRSTAVTAARVPDSIRQSVIDDVALARAVKRSGGRIWLGLAEQVDSVRPYPGLGELWRMVSRSAYAQLRHNPAVLAGTVLGLALIYLVPPVAAIGGALAGAWPLSALGFAAWAVMTGSYLPMLRYYGQPLWLAPLLPYTAGLYLLMTVYSAFEHYRGRGAAWKGRTYARPDATV from the coding sequence ATGTGGGTGGTTGCCGGGGTGTCCCTCGCCGCTTGGGTGTGGCTGCTGGTGGGGCAGGGGGGCTTCTGGCGTACGGACGTGCGGCTGCCCGAGGGCACTGAGCCGGCGCGGTGGCCGAAGGTCGCCGTCGTGGTCCCGGCGCGGGACGAGGCCGAGGTGCTGGGGGTGAGCCTGCCGTCCCTGCTGGCGCAGGTCTACCCGGGCGAGGCCGAGGTCTTCCTGGTGGACGACGGCAGTTCGGACGGCACCGGAGAACTCGCCGAGAAGCTGGGCGCGAGCCACGGCGGACTCCCGCTGACCGTGACCTCGCCGGGCGAACCTCCGGCCGGCTGGACCGGCAAGCTGTGGGCGGTACGCCACGGCATCGCCCTGGCCCGCGAACGGACCGGCGCCGACTACCTGCTGCTCACCGACGCCGACATCGCCCACCGCCCGGACAGCCTGCGCGCACTGGTCGCCGGCGCGGTCGGCGCCGACCTCGACATGGTGTCGCAGATGGCCAGGCTGCGGGTGGAGACCGGCTGGGAGCGCCTGATCGTCCCCGCCTTCGTCTACTTCTTCGCCCAGCTCTACCCCTTCCGCCGGATCAACCGCCCCCGTTCCCGTACCGCCGCCGCGGCAGGCGGCTGCGTACTGATCCGCTCGACCGCGGTCACCGCTGCCCGCGTCCCGGACTCGATCCGCCAGTCGGTGATCGACGATGTCGCACTGGCCCGCGCGGTGAAGCGCTCCGGCGGCCGGATCTGGCTGGGCCTGGCCGAGCAGGTGGACAGCGTCCGCCCCTACCCCGGCCTCGGCGAGCTGTGGCGGATGGTGTCCCGCAGCGCCTACGCCCAACTGCGGCACAACCCCGCCGTACTGGCCGGCACGGTCCTCGGGCTGGCGCTGATCTACCTGGTGCCGCCGGTCGCCGCGATCGGCGGCGCGCTGGCCGGCGCCTGGCCGCTGAGCGCCCTGGGGTTCGCGGCGTGGGCCGTGATGACCGGCAGCTATCTGCCGATGCTGCGCTACTACGGGCAGCCGCTGTGGCTGGCGCCGCTGCTGCCGTACACCGCGGGGCTGTACCTGCTGATGACGGTGTACTCGGCGTTCGAGCACTACCGCGGCCGGGGCGCCGCCTGGAAGGGCCGCACCTACGCCCGGCCGGACGCCACGGTCTGA
- a CDS encoding TerD family protein, with product MSLRKGENTGLPTAAVRVEFGRRAEPGAPRAHVCALLLSETGALRDAGDLVHPGAPVHASGAVRHEGSAVRAEFTVDTLTVDLAALGPGTHAVLVVARGDGGSFGSVPELWVRVGAPGAEPAQFDCTGATTETAYVLGECYRRAGGWRFRAVGQGYDGGFAELAGTYGLSQVPPFEATASPGTGTGTAGPQPGGAPVAPVEPVLPAAPVSLSKVTLTKSAPAVSLATQGATSGALRVGLNWQAPSGHWRGGIDLDLCALFELTDGSKGVVQALGGALGSLHQPPFILLDGDDRTGAAAGGENLTVNLDHLAYFRRILVFVTIYEGADSFAGLHASVTLRPQHGAPVDFALDECTVDSKVCALALITREGSDLVVRREARYLLPRTGVSPQRTVDYAYGWGLNWTPGRK from the coding sequence ATGAGCCTGCGCAAAGGGGAGAACACGGGCCTGCCGACGGCGGCCGTGCGGGTGGAGTTCGGGCGGCGGGCGGAGCCGGGAGCGCCGCGGGCCCATGTGTGCGCTCTGTTGCTCAGTGAGACGGGTGCGCTGCGTGATGCCGGCGACCTCGTCCACCCGGGCGCCCCCGTGCACGCTTCGGGGGCCGTACGGCACGAAGGCAGCGCGGTCCGCGCGGAGTTCACCGTCGACACCCTCACCGTCGACTTGGCCGCGCTCGGCCCCGGGACCCACGCGGTGCTGGTGGTCGCCCGCGGCGACGGCGGCTCCTTCGGCTCGGTCCCGGAGTTGTGGGTACGGGTCGGCGCACCGGGCGCGGAGCCCGCGCAGTTCGACTGCACGGGAGCGACCACCGAGACCGCGTACGTCCTCGGCGAGTGCTACCGGCGGGCCGGCGGCTGGCGGTTCCGGGCGGTCGGGCAGGGGTACGACGGCGGGTTCGCCGAACTCGCCGGGACGTACGGGCTGTCGCAGGTCCCGCCGTTCGAGGCGACGGCCTCACCGGGGACCGGGACCGGGACCGCCGGGCCGCAGCCGGGGGGTGCGCCCGTCGCCCCGGTCGAGCCTGTCCTTCCTGCCGCGCCGGTGTCGCTCTCCAAGGTGACCCTCACCAAGAGCGCGCCCGCGGTGTCGCTGGCCACGCAGGGCGCCACCTCGGGTGCGCTGCGAGTCGGGCTCAACTGGCAGGCGCCCAGCGGTCATTGGCGCGGCGGCATCGATCTTGACCTGTGTGCGCTCTTCGAGCTGACCGACGGCAGCAAGGGCGTCGTCCAGGCACTCGGCGGCGCCCTCGGCTCCCTGCACCAGCCGCCGTTCATCCTGCTCGACGGCGACGACCGGACCGGCGCCGCCGCCGGGGGCGAGAACCTCACCGTCAACCTCGACCACCTCGCGTACTTCCGGCGGATCCTCGTCTTCGTCACCATCTACGAGGGCGCCGACAGCTTCGCCGGCCTGCACGCGAGCGTCACACTGCGCCCGCAGCACGGCGCGCCCGTCGACTTCGCACTCGACGAGTGCACCGTCGACTCCAAGGTGTGCGCGCTCGCGCTGATCACCCGCGAAGGGTCCGACCTCGTCGTACGGCGGGAGGCGCGCTACCTCCTGCCGCGCACCGGGGTGAGCCCGCAGCGGACCGTCGACTACGCGTACGGCTGGGGACTCAACTGGACGCCCGGCCGGAAGTGA
- a CDS encoding glutamate racemase, producing MKIGLVDSGIGLLAAAAAVREARGDVELVLASDPEGMPWGPRSAEDVTRRALACARAAAEEDLDALIVACNTATVHALPALRAAFEPGLPVIGTVPAIKPAAAEHRAVAIWATPATTGSAYQRGLIADFGNGARVTEVPCPGLADAVQRADTDAVRAAVDAAAALTPPDVTGVVLGCTHYELVAGRIAAAVPDAELYGSAHAVAAQALRRIGATGVTPVGPTGAVTVILGGHRAAALPAAALAYPEGAALKRDSRHNLRKMGAPLPSA from the coding sequence GTGAAGATCGGGCTGGTGGATTCGGGGATCGGGTTGCTGGCCGCGGCTGCGGCGGTGCGGGAGGCGCGGGGGGACGTGGAGCTCGTGCTCGCGTCGGACCCGGAGGGCATGCCGTGGGGGCCGCGGTCCGCGGAGGACGTGACGCGGCGGGCACTGGCCTGCGCGCGGGCCGCCGCGGAGGAGGATCTCGACGCGCTGATCGTGGCCTGCAACACCGCGACCGTGCACGCGCTGCCCGCCCTGCGGGCCGCGTTCGAACCCGGGCTGCCCGTCATCGGCACCGTCCCCGCGATCAAGCCGGCCGCCGCCGAGCACCGGGCCGTGGCGATCTGGGCCACCCCCGCCACCACCGGCAGCGCCTACCAGCGGGGCCTGATCGCCGACTTCGGCAACGGCGCCCGCGTCACCGAGGTGCCCTGCCCCGGCCTCGCCGACGCCGTGCAGCGGGCCGACACCGACGCCGTACGCGCCGCCGTGGACGCCGCCGCCGCCCTGACCCCACCGGACGTGACCGGCGTCGTCCTCGGCTGCACGCACTACGAACTCGTCGCCGGCCGGATCGCCGCCGCCGTACCGGACGCCGAGCTCTACGGCTCCGCGCACGCCGTCGCCGCGCAGGCGCTGCGCCGGATCGGTGCGACGGGCGTCACCCCGGTCGGCCCAACCGGCGCCGTGACCGTGATCCTCGGTGGGCACCGGGCCGCGGCGCTTCCCGCGGCGGCCCTGGCCTACCCCGAGGGCGCGGCGCTCAAGCGCGACTCCCGCCACAACCTGAGGAAGATGGGTGCCCCTCTCCCGAGCGCTTAG